The following proteins are co-located in the Desulfoscipio sp. XC116 genome:
- a CDS encoding sulfite exporter TauE/SafE family protein, whose translation MAGAVEIPAAVEAIKFIAITPKIAFSLFGIGLVGGVLSGFMGSGGAFIMTPAMMSLGIPGIMAVAANITHKFGKAIMGSKKHSEFGNVDMRMGLVMFLALFAGVEVAVSANRGVLAKMGESGSNLYISIMFVIILTWVTIFMTRDILRQRKTASGAGGQAALTLAEKIQKLNLPPMINFKVAGVRTSLWLALLVGFATGFLAGTIGVGGFVGVPAMIYLLGIPTYVAAGTELFLAIFSGAQGAFLYSLHGLVDLRIALLLYVGSLIGVNLGAIGTRVVRGAQIRMVMVSIIALVALSRLAMVPVYLADMGKMTMSAGTYDTVNLLSSVFLYGSGVVGVAVIFYWMFLAYRRAGQAARNEVHSGQQVSG comes from the coding sequence ATGGCAGGTGCTGTAGAAATTCCGGCGGCGGTGGAAGCAATAAAATTTATTGCTATTACGCCTAAAATCGCCTTTTCCCTGTTTGGCATTGGCTTGGTGGGGGGGGTTCTGAGCGGTTTCATGGGCAGCGGAGGTGCATTCATTATGACTCCGGCCATGATGAGTCTGGGTATTCCCGGAATTATGGCGGTAGCCGCTAATATTACACATAAATTTGGCAAGGCTATCATGGGGTCCAAGAAACACAGTGAATTTGGCAACGTGGATATGCGCATGGGCCTGGTGATGTTTCTTGCCCTGTTTGCCGGAGTTGAAGTGGCCGTATCGGCAAACAGAGGGGTGCTGGCCAAAATGGGTGAATCAGGCTCCAATCTGTATATCAGTATTATGTTTGTAATTATACTTACCTGGGTAACGATTTTTATGACCCGGGATATTCTAAGACAACGAAAAACCGCGTCCGGTGCCGGGGGGCAGGCAGCTCTTACGCTGGCCGAAAAAATTCAAAAACTGAACCTCCCGCCCATGATCAATTTCAAGGTAGCCGGTGTCCGCACATCATTGTGGCTGGCCCTTCTTGTCGGCTTTGCGACGGGTTTTCTGGCCGGTACTATCGGCGTGGGTGGTTTTGTAGGCGTTCCGGCCATGATCTACCTGCTGGGCATACCTACCTATGTGGCCGCCGGTACAGAGCTTTTTTTAGCTATATTTTCCGGGGCGCAGGGGGCATTTCTTTATTCGCTGCATGGCCTGGTTGATTTGCGGATAGCCTTGCTGTTGTACGTTGGCTCGCTGATCGGGGTCAACCTGGGGGCCATCGGCACCCGGGTGGTACGCGGGGCCCAGATAAGGATGGTTATGGTATCTATTATAGCTTTAGTGGCCCTGAGCAGGCTGGCCATGGTACCTGTTTACCTGGCCGATATGGGTAAAATGACCATGAGCGCCGGTACCTATGATACCGTTAATCTTCTGAGCAGTGTATTCTTATACGGCAGCGGCGTGGTGGGCGTTGCGGTTATCTTTTACTGGATGTTCCTTGCTTACCGGCGGGCGGGTCAGGCCGCCCGGAATGAAGTGCATAGCGGTCAGCAGGTGTCCGGTTGA
- a CDS encoding small, acid-soluble spore protein, alpha/beta type: protein MARRRSGIMSDKLKMELAEELGVAGVVRAEGGFGSVSSRDCGNMVRLAIQRAEQSMI, encoded by the coding sequence ATGGCCAGAAGGCGCAGCGGCATTATGTCGGACAAGCTGAAAATGGAGTTAGCCGAAGAACTTGGGGTTGCCGGTGTTGTGCGTGCGGAAGGCGGTTTCGGCAGCGTTTCGTCCAGAGACTGCGGCAATATGGTCCGCCTTGCCATACAAAGAGCGGAACAGTCAATGATTTAG
- a CDS encoding iron-containing alcohol dehydrogenase, whose protein sequence is MNRTNIDIIKFVSPEIIFGMNAISQVGESALRLGAKKIFVVTDCGVKSHSWVKKVLLYLDQAGLEYQVWYDLTSNPKDTEVARGAEEYLASKCDAIVAVGGGSPIDTAKSIATIATNGGKIQDYEGINKITRPLPPMIMVSSTAGSGSEVTQFAIIVDKQRKKKMTIISRSLVPDIAIIDPQLLQTKDAQLTAATGVDALSHAIESYVSLAANPLSDVRAMDAIRLIAENLRESVACRTNMRAKSAMFMASLQAGLAFSNAILGATHAMAHQVDGLLDLHHGETNAILLPYVMEFNLISCADKYRKVAMAMGENVTGLSKQDAAQKAISAVRRLAEDIGINYGLSAMGFKKEYIPELSKNALHDACIITNPRDADAEDLARIFYKAL, encoded by the coding sequence ATGAACAGAACAAATATAGATATTATCAAATTTGTGTCGCCGGAAATCATCTTTGGTATGAACGCCATCAGCCAGGTGGGTGAAAGCGCGCTGCGCCTGGGCGCCAAAAAGATTTTTGTGGTTACCGACTGCGGTGTAAAAAGTCACAGCTGGGTGAAAAAAGTTTTACTTTACCTGGATCAGGCGGGACTGGAATACCAGGTCTGGTACGATCTCACCAGCAATCCCAAGGATACCGAAGTAGCCAGAGGAGCCGAGGAATATCTGGCCTCCAAATGCGATGCCATAGTAGCCGTAGGCGGCGGCAGTCCTATTGACACGGCTAAATCCATAGCCACCATCGCCACCAACGGCGGTAAAATTCAGGATTATGAAGGCATCAATAAAATCACCCGGCCGCTCCCGCCCATGATCATGGTGTCCTCCACCGCCGGCTCGGGCTCGGAGGTAACCCAATTCGCCATTATAGTGGACAAGCAGCGCAAGAAAAAAATGACTATCATATCCAGATCACTGGTACCGGACATTGCCATTATCGACCCGCAGCTGCTGCAAACCAAGGACGCCCAGCTTACCGCAGCCACCGGGGTGGATGCTTTAAGCCACGCCATTGAGTCCTACGTTTCGCTGGCCGCCAACCCGCTGAGCGATGTCCGGGCTATGGACGCCATCCGGCTGATAGCGGAAAATCTGCGGGAATCAGTGGCCTGCCGGACTAACATGCGGGCTAAATCCGCCATGTTCATGGCCAGTCTGCAGGCCGGCCTGGCCTTTTCCAACGCCATACTGGGAGCCACCCACGCCATGGCCCACCAGGTGGACGGTTTGCTGGATCTGCACCATGGAGAAACCAACGCCATTTTACTGCCCTATGTCATGGAATTTAACTTAATATCCTGCGCCGATAAATATCGCAAGGTGGCCATGGCCATGGGTGAAAACGTAACCGGACTGAGCAAACAGGACGCAGCCCAAAAGGCCATCAGCGCCGTGCGCCGCCTGGCGGAGGACATCGGCATCAACTACGGGCTCTCCGCTATGGGCTTTAAAAAGGAGTATATACCCGAACTAAGCAAAAACGCGCTGCATGACGCCTGTATAATAACCAACCCAAGAGATGCCGACGCGGAAGATTTGGCCCGCATTTTTTATAAGGCTTTATAG
- a CDS encoding ATP-binding protein yields the protein MKNQHLINEKKHLIEQLTGIHSSKINYYSEVKKRNEEIIKQNNRLEIIHQIIKDINIDMSLSDIIERVYQRLPLAIHCDFLGLALMQDDDLIMTAMIPNCDCTGHPVPFKSLLWRAVRESQSKVYSLTEEERATQKCPPIKKMDLISLAIDPLIVKSNVIGVLMIGSRRENAYAENEVGFTRQLADQLAICIENARLYEQVLNSKTEWEETFRALTDPILLIDQNYNIIRCNNQLNGLPGQINGKPEKNKCYRYIWGRDTKCDACLMDEVNRNQAPAYRRIQLESGKTFDVHYYPVFKPNRRIYSVIHHIKDITEQVKMEAQLMQSDKLAAIGEMAAGVAHELNSPMTVVIGNSQMIMRDGEIEENSVELLQDVINCGLRCKRIIQNLLTFSRQDQRPMSRTNLNKVVESVLSLVQYQINRSNVDIILNLDPHLPDVLANEQQLDQVLINLLLNARDALDNNAKDKKITITSKIRKADKGEYITVTISDNGEGIPAENIMKIFNPFFTSKETNRGTGLGLSVSLGIAEAHGGTIEVNSAPGHGSCFTLVIPVNHQQV from the coding sequence ATGAAAAACCAGCACTTAATCAATGAAAAAAAACACCTTATCGAACAACTAACCGGCATTCATTCCTCCAAGATAAATTATTATTCAGAAGTTAAAAAAAGAAATGAAGAAATCATTAAGCAAAATAATCGCCTTGAGATAATTCACCAAATCATTAAAGATATTAACATTGATATGTCACTGTCGGATATCATTGAGCGGGTTTACCAACGTTTGCCGCTGGCTATTCACTGTGATTTTCTGGGCTTGGCGCTGATGCAGGACGACGACTTAATTATGACGGCCATGATTCCCAACTGCGACTGCACCGGACACCCCGTGCCTTTTAAATCACTGCTCTGGCGTGCCGTACGGGAAAGCCAAAGCAAGGTATATTCTCTCACTGAAGAAGAGCGCGCCACCCAGAAATGCCCGCCCATTAAAAAAATGGATCTGATCTCCCTGGCCATAGACCCACTGATTGTCAAAAGTAATGTGATCGGTGTACTGATGATCGGCAGCCGCCGGGAAAACGCCTATGCCGAAAATGAGGTTGGATTTACCCGGCAGTTGGCCGACCAGCTGGCTATTTGCATAGAAAACGCACGTCTTTACGAACAAGTATTAAACAGCAAGACGGAATGGGAAGAAACTTTCCGGGCCCTTACCGACCCCATTTTATTAATTGATCAAAACTATAATATTATCCGCTGCAATAATCAACTTAATGGGCTGCCGGGCCAAATAAACGGTAAACCTGAAAAAAACAAATGTTACCGTTATATATGGGGGCGGGATACCAAATGCGATGCTTGCCTTATGGATGAAGTTAATAGAAATCAGGCCCCCGCTTACCGGCGCATCCAATTGGAGTCAGGTAAAACTTTTGATGTACACTACTATCCGGTTTTTAAACCAAACCGGCGGATTTACTCGGTAATCCACCATATCAAAGATATTACCGAGCAGGTTAAAATGGAAGCACAACTAATGCAATCCGACAAATTGGCGGCCATCGGTGAAATGGCCGCGGGGGTAGCCCATGAATTAAACAGCCCCATGACTGTGGTCATCGGTAATTCCCAGATGATCATGCGTGATGGCGAGATTGAAGAAAACAGCGTGGAACTTCTACAGGATGTAATAAACTGCGGCCTGCGATGCAAAAGAATTATTCAGAACCTGCTTACCTTTTCCAGGCAGGATCAGCGCCCCATGTCCCGCACCAACCTTAATAAAGTAGTGGAAAGCGTGCTCTCTTTAGTTCAGTATCAGATCAACCGCAGCAACGTGGATATTATACTGAATCTTGACCCGCATCTCCCGGACGTGTTGGCTAATGAACAGCAACTGGATCAGGTACTGATTAATCTACTGCTGAACGCCCGGGATGCACTGGATAACAACGCAAAAGATAAGAAAATCACCATTACCTCAAAAATTAGAAAAGCCGATAAAGGCGAATATATAACCGTAACGATTAGTGACAATGGTGAAGGCATCCCAGCAGAAAATATCATGAAAATTTTTAATCCTTTTTTCACCAGCAAGGAGACCAATCGTGGTACCGGGCTTGGCTTATCGGTCAGCCTGGGTATAGCCGAGGCGCACGGAGGCACTATCGAAGTAAACAGTGCACCAGGCCACGGCAGCTGTTTCACCCTGGTTATTCCAGTTAACCACCAGCAAGTTTAA
- a CDS encoding sigma-54 dependent transcriptional regulator: protein MASGENILVIDDEVEVGSFFRRLLQRKGFSVSLAHAGDEALHLIDSTNFTVALIDLKLPDTSGLKLLQRLKNSQPDCEAIIMTGYGTTRTAVKAIQLGAFDYIEKPFEDITEIEELISKALDYGHRTTGKNTGQPEWAATAKQTGFIVGKTPKMLRLATVADKIAKKNINVLIQGETGTGKEVLARFIHAASPRHQQTFIPINCGALPENLLESELFGHEKGAFTGASYLRRGIFEVADNGSLFLDEIGEANPPIQVKLLRVLETGEFLRVGGEKPVKTDVRIIAATNVDLEQAVRDKRFREDLFYRLDVVRLELPPLRERKEDIPMLVNHFISRAKDQASRTLQVSPEAMLILQEHNWPGNIRELVNIIDQAIALCEGNLILPAHLPDKVLQATGNSLAPAAKNAASNPRPNFSGQSLETLENLTQSAFWTNALTKDNILKAYRLTKQIEEKLLKQMQTLSVPGPLPPSLEEIEVKTITHTLTYYDGNITTAARSLGIGRNTLYRKIREYSIDIK from the coding sequence TTGGCCTCAGGTGAAAATATACTGGTTATTGATGATGAGGTGGAGGTTGGCAGCTTTTTCCGCCGTCTGCTGCAAAGAAAGGGTTTTAGCGTCAGTCTTGCCCATGCGGGTGACGAAGCCTTACACTTAATTGATTCCACTAATTTTACCGTAGCTTTAATCGATTTAAAGCTGCCTGATACAAGCGGTCTTAAATTACTGCAACGTTTAAAAAACAGCCAGCCTGATTGCGAAGCTATTATTATGACCGGCTATGGCACCACCCGCACAGCGGTCAAGGCCATACAATTGGGTGCCTTCGACTATATAGAAAAACCCTTTGAGGATATTACCGAAATTGAAGAACTAATTAGCAAAGCACTGGATTACGGGCACCGGACAACCGGTAAAAATACCGGCCAGCCCGAATGGGCCGCAACCGCCAAACAAACGGGCTTTATAGTGGGCAAAACCCCCAAGATGTTGCGTCTGGCCACCGTAGCCGATAAAATCGCCAAAAAAAATATCAATGTACTGATCCAGGGAGAAACGGGCACAGGCAAAGAGGTATTGGCCAGATTTATTCACGCCGCCAGCCCCCGGCATCAACAAACATTTATCCCTATAAACTGCGGCGCCCTACCTGAAAACTTATTGGAAAGCGAACTGTTCGGCCATGAGAAAGGAGCCTTCACCGGGGCTTCTTACCTGCGGCGGGGTATTTTTGAAGTTGCGGATAACGGTTCGCTTTTTTTGGATGAGATAGGGGAAGCCAACCCGCCCATCCAGGTTAAATTACTGCGTGTTTTGGAAACAGGTGAATTTTTACGAGTGGGAGGTGAAAAGCCGGTCAAAACCGACGTCCGCATCATTGCAGCCACCAACGTAGACCTGGAACAAGCCGTTCGGGACAAGCGGTTTCGGGAAGACCTTTTTTACCGTCTGGACGTGGTAAGGCTGGAATTACCGCCACTAAGAGAAAGAAAAGAAGATATTCCCATGCTGGTAAACCATTTTATTTCCCGCGCCAAAGATCAGGCCTCCAGAACACTGCAGGTTTCCCCGGAAGCCATGCTGATACTGCAAGAGCACAACTGGCCGGGCAATATACGGGAACTCGTGAATATCATAGATCAGGCTATTGCACTATGCGAAGGCAATCTGATTTTACCCGCGCATTTACCGGATAAAGTACTGCAGGCTACGGGCAATTCCTTGGCGCCGGCGGCAAAAAATGCAGCCAGCAACCCTCGACCGAACTTTTCGGGACAATCGCTGGAAACGCTTGAAAATTTAACTCAGAGTGCTTTTTGGACCAATGCATTAACCAAGGATAACATATTAAAAGCCTACCGTTTAACCAAGCAAATTGAAGAAAAACTGCTTAAACAAATGCAGACGCTGTCGGTACCGGGCCCGCTCCCGCCCAGCCTGGAGGAAATAGAAGTTAAAACAATCACTCACACCTTGACTTATTATGACGGCAACATAACCACCGCAGCCCGTTCTCTGGGTATTGGCAGAAACACCTTATACAGAAAAATCAGGGAATATAGTATTGATATTAAATAA
- a CDS encoding iron-containing alcohol dehydrogenase has translation MALGDQVFGYFIPTVNLMGVGSHKETTNQVKVLGGTNALIVTDAFLAKSGMADEIKGLVEAAGAKATVWGGAEPNPTDKNVHDGLKVFQDNKCDMIISLGGGSSHDCAKGIGIVASNGGNIREYEGLDKSAKAMPAFIAINTTAGTGSEMTRFCIITDTARKVKMAIVDWRVTPNVAINDPLLMVGMPPALTAATGMDALTHSVEAYVSTAATPVTDSAALMAIKLISENLRAAVANGTNMVARDKMAYAEYLAGMAFNNASLGYVHAMAHQLGGYYNLPHGVCNAILLPYVCQFNLIAAQERFADIAEAMGENIDGLSTRAAADVAIESIQQLSVDVGIPTGLTELNVQEKDIQIMAENAMKDACALTNPRLGTLEDVIQIYKNAM, from the coding sequence ATGGCATTAGGAGATCAGGTTTTCGGGTACTTTATTCCTACGGTTAATCTCATGGGTGTAGGTTCGCACAAGGAAACCACCAATCAGGTAAAAGTATTAGGCGGCACCAACGCACTTATCGTAACCGATGCGTTTCTGGCCAAGTCCGGTATGGCTGATGAAATTAAAGGTCTGGTAGAGGCAGCCGGCGCCAAAGCTACCGTATGGGGCGGAGCCGAACCCAACCCAACCGATAAAAACGTGCACGACGGACTGAAAGTATTCCAGGACAACAAATGCGACATGATCATTTCCCTGGGCGGCGGCAGTTCTCATGACTGCGCCAAAGGTATAGGCATTGTAGCTAGCAACGGCGGCAACATCCGTGAATATGAGGGACTGGACAAGTCTGCCAAAGCCATGCCGGCATTTATCGCCATCAACACCACCGCCGGCACAGGCAGTGAAATGACTCGTTTCTGTATTATTACCGACACCGCCAGAAAAGTTAAAATGGCTATTGTAGACTGGCGGGTTACCCCCAACGTAGCCATTAACGACCCCTTATTGATGGTAGGCATGCCCCCGGCCCTTACCGCCGCCACCGGCATGGACGCGTTAACCCACTCCGTGGAGGCTTATGTTTCCACCGCCGCCACACCGGTCACCGACTCAGCAGCTTTAATGGCCATCAAGCTAATCTCCGAAAACCTGCGTGCCGCGGTAGCCAATGGAACCAATATGGTAGCCCGGGATAAAATGGCCTACGCTGAATACCTGGCCGGTATGGCCTTCAACAACGCCAGTCTGGGCTATGTACATGCTATGGCTCACCAACTGGGCGGATACTATAACCTGCCTCACGGCGTATGCAACGCCATTTTGTTGCCATATGTATGCCAGTTCAACTTAATTGCCGCCCAGGAACGCTTTGCGGATATCGCTGAAGCCATGGGCGAAAATATAGACGGACTCAGTACTCGGGCAGCCGCTGATGTGGCCATTGAATCTATCCAGCAGCTTTCCGTGGATGTGGGCATACCCACCGGCCTGACTGAATTAAACGTACAAGAGAAAGATATCCAGATAATGGCTGAAAACGCCATGAAAGACGCTTGTGCCCTGACCAACCCACGTTTAGGCACACTGGAAGATGTCATTCAAATTTACAAAAACGCCATGTAA
- the eam gene encoding glutamate 2,3-aminomutase, translated as MHPDNDKRRVAAERAEELKYRITGYLEAVKHIPTGFKLDEQYRLRKRQILDILDATESDWQNWHWQMRNRINDVKKLRQLLPLTDEEAGHIEFVSKKFRWAVSPYYLSLMQTENRRCPVRMQGIPSIWEIRGSRGKEDPMAEEYTSPAPRITRRYADRLIINVTNQCAMFCRHCQRRRNIGEVDRPAPVEDVKAAMDYIRAHPEIRDVLITGGDPLTLSDDWLDWMLAELDNIEHVEIKRIGSRVPVTMPQRITPELCNMLEKHHPIYLNTHFNHPVEVTREALKATRMLAKAGIPLGNQAVLLKGINNDPHIMKKLNHELLKIHVRPYYIFHAKPVKGTTHFVSTIQEGLEIMENLRGHTSGLAVPWYIINAPGGAGKTPLLPQYLLSIEKDSVMIRTWEGKVFRCANGGYAADAIDDDVSARRGNEAGF; from the coding sequence ATGCACCCGGATAACGATAAACGCCGGGTAGCCGCGGAGCGGGCGGAGGAACTAAAATACCGTATTACGGGGTACTTGGAGGCTGTTAAGCATATTCCTACCGGGTTTAAATTAGATGAACAATACCGGCTGAGAAAAAGGCAAATACTTGATATTTTAGATGCCACTGAATCTGATTGGCAAAATTGGCATTGGCAGATGCGTAATAGGATTAACGATGTTAAAAAATTAAGACAACTTTTGCCGCTGACCGATGAGGAAGCCGGGCATATTGAATTTGTCAGTAAGAAATTTCGCTGGGCAGTTTCGCCCTACTATTTAAGTCTAATGCAAACGGAAAACCGCCGTTGTCCGGTGAGGATGCAGGGCATACCAAGTATTTGGGAAATACGCGGCAGTCGGGGTAAAGAAGATCCTATGGCCGAAGAATATACATCACCGGCCCCTCGGATTACCCGCCGTTATGCAGACCGGCTGATTATCAACGTGACTAATCAGTGTGCTATGTTTTGTCGGCACTGCCAGCGCAGGCGCAATATCGGTGAAGTAGACAGGCCTGCACCGGTTGAGGATGTCAAGGCGGCCATGGATTATATTCGGGCACATCCCGAGATTCGGGATGTGTTGATTACGGGCGGTGATCCGCTAACTTTGTCTGACGATTGGCTGGATTGGATGCTTGCTGAACTGGATAATATCGAGCATGTGGAAATTAAACGTATTGGCAGCCGGGTGCCGGTGACCATGCCGCAGCGTATCACACCCGAACTTTGCAATATGCTGGAAAAACACCATCCTATCTATTTGAATACCCACTTTAATCACCCTGTGGAAGTAACCCGGGAAGCACTTAAAGCTACACGGATGTTGGCCAAGGCCGGTATACCGCTTGGTAATCAGGCTGTGCTGCTCAAAGGGATTAATAATGACCCGCATATAATGAAAAAATTAAACCATGAATTACTTAAAATACATGTTCGTCCGTACTATATTTTTCATGCCAAGCCGGTTAAAGGCACAACACATTTTGTGTCCACTATTCAAGAAGGGTTGGAAATCATGGAAAACTTGCGCGGCCATACGTCCGGTCTGGCTGTGCCGTGGTATATTATCAATGCGCCCGGCGGAGCCGGCAAAACGCCGCTGCTTCCCCAATATTTGCTGTCTATTGAAAAGGACAGCGTGATGATTAGAACCTGGGAGGGAAAAGTCTTTCGTTGTGCCAACGGCGGATATGCGGCGGATGCTATTGACGACGATGTATCTGCCAGGAGGGGTAACGAAGCCGGGTTTTAG
- a CDS encoding sigma 54-interacting transcriptional regulator: MLNLMQAKEMEQRVSDAIAAALKVEVEIIDANLVRVAGTGQVRADVGNRLLRGLVNKHVLQTGKHVFINEPGFHSICLSCPLSGICFYRAYIVYPILMEDKVLGTISLVAFNEEQKQTLCNNTETLIDFVGRMADLISGKIMEREMLKEKIVMAGRLEAVVDTVYEGVMAIDKYGVITHFNRSAERMFGMPKEQLLSQPVQRIFEDMPLLQVLQKGKGFNSREYFVNARGKRWHLLITARPIQSGEGTFAGVVATFSDFQEAQKLAYRIVTTQETLDFKDIIGESKAIRDVKSKAIKIARSNSTVLILGESGTGKEVFARAIHTAGPHGHKPFMPINCGAIPEHLLESELFGYEEGAFTGARRGGKPGKFELANGGTVFLDEIGNMSLYLQAKLLRVLQERQIERVGATRLVPVDIRIIAATNSDLHEMVRRGQFREDLFYRLSVIPLILPPLRERRDDITALLEHYRQWFAGLLHKSITGFNEEALKLCLDYHWPGNIRELINAVEYAINLEEGPVIEPDSLPPRLRHYESHSVPINVTQIKPLEQLEKDAISSALNLYGWTDEGKTLAAAALGISRATIYRKVSKYRLTRH; this comes from the coding sequence ATGCTTAACTTGATGCAAGCCAAGGAAATGGAACAGCGGGTATCCGACGCAATTGCCGCCGCCTTAAAGGTTGAGGTGGAAATAATTGACGCCAACCTGGTACGGGTAGCCGGTACCGGCCAGGTGCGGGCCGATGTGGGCAACCGATTGCTCCGGGGGCTGGTTAACAAACATGTTTTGCAGACAGGCAAGCATGTGTTCATCAATGAGCCGGGTTTCCATTCCATCTGCTTATCATGCCCGCTTTCGGGCATCTGTTTTTACCGGGCCTATATTGTCTATCCCATCTTAATGGAAGATAAAGTACTCGGCACCATCAGTCTGGTAGCCTTTAATGAAGAGCAAAAACAAACCCTATGTAATAATACGGAAACATTAATTGATTTTGTGGGCCGCATGGCTGATCTAATTTCCGGTAAAATAATGGAGCGGGAAATGCTTAAAGAAAAAATTGTGATGGCCGGCAGGCTGGAAGCGGTGGTGGATACCGTCTACGAGGGGGTGATGGCCATTGATAAATATGGGGTCATTACCCATTTCAACCGCTCGGCGGAGAGAATGTTTGGCATGCCGAAGGAACAGTTGCTCAGCCAGCCGGTGCAGCGGATTTTTGAGGATATGCCTTTGCTGCAGGTGCTTCAAAAAGGTAAAGGGTTTAATTCCCGTGAATATTTTGTTAACGCCCGTGGCAAAAGGTGGCACCTTTTAATTACCGCCCGGCCTATACAATCCGGGGAAGGAACATTCGCGGGGGTGGTAGCCACATTTAGTGATTTTCAGGAGGCCCAGAAGCTGGCTTATCGAATTGTTACTACGCAGGAAACCCTTGATTTTAAGGATATTATTGGTGAGAGCAAGGCTATTCGGGATGTAAAAAGCAAGGCCATAAAGATAGCCCGCAGCAACTCCACTGTACTTATTCTGGGTGAAAGCGGCACGGGTAAAGAGGTATTCGCCCGGGCCATTCACACTGCCGGTCCGCACGGACATAAGCCTTTTATGCCGATTAATTGTGGAGCGATACCCGAACATTTATTGGAAAGCGAGCTATTTGGCTATGAGGAAGGCGCCTTTACCGGTGCGCGGCGTGGCGGCAAACCGGGCAAATTTGAGCTGGCTAATGGCGGTACTGTCTTTCTGGACGAAATCGGCAATATGTCTCTTTATCTACAAGCCAAGCTATTGCGTGTGCTGCAGGAAAGGCAGATTGAAAGGGTGGGCGCTACGCGGCTTGTACCTGTTGATATCCGGATAATCGCGGCCACCAACAGTGATTTGCACGAAATGGTTCGGCGGGGACAATTTCGTGAGGATCTTTTCTATCGGCTCAGTGTTATTCCCCTGATACTACCCCCGTTGAGGGAGCGCCGAGATGATATCACCGCATTGCTGGAACACTACAGGCAGTGGTTTGCCGGGCTGTTGCATAAAAGTATCACAGGCTTTAATGAAGAGGCGCTGAAATTGTGCCTGGACTATCATTGGCCGGGCAATATCAGAGAATTGATTAACGCTGTGGAATATGCTATTAATTTGGAGGAAGGGCCGGTTATTGAACCGGACAGTCTGCCCCCGCGCTTGCGTCATTATGAAAGTCATTCCGTACCGATAAATGTAACGCAGATAAAGCCTCTGGAACAGCTGGAAAAGGACGCCATTAGCAGCGCGCTGAATCTTTATGGCTGGACGGACGAAGGCAAAACACTTGCTGCGGCCGCGCTTGGTATCAGCCGGGCTACTATTTACCGTAAAGTTAGTAAATACAGGTTAACCCGGCATTAA
- a CDS encoding 2-oxoacid:acceptor oxidoreductase family protein: protein MGENNTELRLSGSGGQGLILAGIIIADAAIRDGKNSVQSQSYGPEARGGASRSEVIISNEEIDYPRVARPDVLLAMSQEACDKFADGLEQGGVLIVDSTYVYDRPAVEGVVYALPISRAAREQLGREIVANVVALGVVTRITGVVSQGSLTEALLARVPRGTEELNKKALDVGWQLAEQVLN, encoded by the coding sequence ATGGGTGAAAATAATACGGAACTGCGGTTAAGCGGCAGCGGGGGACAGGGGCTCATCCTGGCCGGTATTATTATTGCAGATGCGGCTATCAGGGACGGTAAAAATTCGGTACAGTCCCAGTCCTATGGGCCTGAAGCCCGGGGTGGCGCCAGCCGGTCCGAGGTCATTATAAGTAATGAGGAAATCGATTATCCCCGGGTTGCTCGACCGGATGTACTGCTGGCCATGAGCCAGGAGGCTTGCGATAAATTTGCCGACGGTCTGGAGCAAGGCGGTGTGCTGATTGTTGATTCTACCTATGTATATGACCGGCCTGCTGTAGAGGGTGTGGTTTATGCTCTGCCGATCAGCCGGGCGGCCCGTGAGCAGTTGGGAAGGGAAATAGTGGCCAATGTGGTGGCGCTGGGGGTCGTGACCAGAATTACGGGTGTGGTTTCTCAGGGATCTTTAACTGAGGCACTGCTGGCCCGTGTGCCACGGGGGACCGAGGAATTAAATAAAAAAGCGCTCGATGTTGGCTGGCAGCTGGCGGAACAGGTATTAAACTGA